Genomic segment of Ewingella sp. CoE-038-23:
AAAATGCTGACTTACCATACGTTAGCGATATCGTCATGGCTAGCGAACGGTTGATATTCAATGTTACTGAAGACATCCTACTAGCAATGCAGGATTCTGCAATGACTCAAACCGCTCTTGCTCAAAAAATGGGCAAATCGAAGGCTTTTGTTTCTCAAATTCTTGACGGTCATAGAAATCTTACCCTTAAGACCCTTTCAGATATTACTTATGCTTTGGGGGCGGAGGTTAAATTAGCAATACTTAAAGACGGTCAGGATGTTTCACATCCCATAATCCCTGAGCGAGAGAGCTATACCAATATCTCGAATGATGTTGGTACCAGCGAAGCAAGGGTGGTGAGATTTGTCATTAAAACCAATCACATGGATTATGAATGTAATGTTGCTCGCTGATATAAAGCTAATAGAAGTTAACACTTTGGATGTGATCTTCAAGCATGCCATTACTGAGCCCGGGCAAGGAAAAATTAGAGTAGAATATGGTGAAATTGAGTTCGAGGCAGGTGGTATCCTAACTGTTGACGCTTCAAGTG
This window contains:
- a CDS encoding helix-turn-helix transcriptional regulator, whose protein sequence is MLIEKIAEENADLPYVSDIVMASERLIFNVTEDILLAMQDSAMTQTALAQKMGKSKAFVSQILDGHRNLTLKTLSDITYALGAEVKLAILKDGQDVSHPIIPERESYTNISNDVGTSEARVVRFVIKTNHMDYECNVAR